A single region of the Gossypium arboreum isolate Shixiya-1 chromosome 12, ASM2569848v2, whole genome shotgun sequence genome encodes:
- the LOC128285648 gene encoding LEAF RUST 10 DISEASE-RESISTANCE LOCUS RECEPTOR-LIKE PROTEIN KINASE-like 2.7 gives MMPPPWFISILTMILSLAPKSMSANDENASSCSARIHCGDIQYIGYPFWGLDRPESCGYPGFRMNCNDDNPEISIMAATYRVLHIDTSSQLLQLARMDYTESICPTYLLNSSFYSTPFAYNRESTLDIWLFYGCQPLTDVQNNSTSTRGISSQFECTINETNIIGYYLTRNVSETSFDTVIRNTLGSCNYSVSIPVMSSEVPSLEEIRNLDILEEALSLGFELRWYANDSMCKSCEDSGGQCGHDLITAEFICYCSDESYPRDCRLTPQGTYTSLVNS, from the coding sequence ATGATGCCTCCCCCTTGGTTCATCTCGATCTTAACCATGATCCTGAGTCTTGCCCCGAAATCTATGTCAGCCAATGATGAGAATGCTTCAAGCTGCAGTGCACGAATCCATTGTGGAGACATTCAGTACATTGGTTATCCTTTCTGGGGATTGGATCGACCAGAAAGTTGTGGCTACCCTGGTTTTAGGATGAACTGCAATGACGATAACCCAGAGATCTCAATCATGGCAGCCACATATCGAGTCCTTCATATTGATACATCTTCACAACTCCTCCAACTAGCTAGAATGGATTACACCGAAAGTATATGTCCCACGTATCTCCTCAACTCCAGTTTTTATTCAACCCCCTTTGCATACAACAGGGAGAGTACCCTGGATATATGGCTGTTTTACGGTTGTCAGCCTCTGACAGATGTACAAAATAACTCTACATCGACTCGCGGGATTTCTAGTCAATTTGAGTGCACAATAAACGAAACAAATATCATAGGTTATTATTTGACGAGAAATGTCAGTGAAACGTCCTTTGACACCGTCATACGCAATACCTTGGGATCTTGCAATTACAGTGTGAGTATTCCAGTAATGAGTTCAGAGGTTCCATCATTGGAAGAGATTAGAAATTTAGATATTTTAGAAGAAGCGCTTAGCCTTGGTTTTGAGCTGCGTTGGTATGCAAACGATTCCATGTGTAAGTCATGCGAAGACTCTGGTGGGCAGTGTGGGCACGATCTCATCACAGCCGAATTTATATGTTACTGTTCAGATGAATCTTATCCCCGCGATTGTCGTCTAACGCCGCAAGGTACTTACACCTCCCTTGTTAACTCTTAA
- the LOC108484667 gene encoding LEAF RUST 10 DISEASE-RESISTANCE LOCUS RECEPTOR-LIKE PROTEIN KINASE-like 1.3, which produces FSLLYLLSSLGLGIAGAVIAGILIGIGILCFKRRQPAAGVKNKYLPTPPSSTGPSTTSTTHLSQTIPSYSPSNYDIEKESTYFGTHVFRYQELEEATDNFNPAKQLGEGGFGTVYYGMLSDGREVAVKRLYKTNFKRVDQYMNEIEIFPRIRHPNLVTLYGCTSKRSTELLLVYEYIPNGTVADHLYGKLSNSGFLTWPIRLSIAVETANALAHLHASDIIHRDVKTANILLDNSFEVKVADFGLSRLFPDGVTHVSTAPQGTPGYVDPEYFQCYQLSEKSDVYSYGVVLFELISAKPAVDTSRHRDDINLANMGMNRIRNHALHELVDPSLRFENDYPTKKMVTAVAELASRCLQQERDMRPSMEQVLQTLIGIQGEQIG; this is translated from the exons TTCTCTTTGCTTTATCTTCTTTCTTCTTTAGGCCTTGGGATAGCTGGTGCAGTTATAGCTGGTATACTTATTGGAATCGGGATTTTATGCTTCAAACGAAGACAACCAGCAGCCGGGGTTAAGAACAAGTACCTTCCAACACCTCCCTCAAGTACAGGACCCTCCACTACTTCTACTACTCATCTGTCTCAAACCATCCCTTCATATTCCCCCTCAAATTATGACATCGAAAAAGAAAGCACTTACTTTGGAACTCACGTCTTTCGTTATCAAGAACTTGAGGAAGCCACTGATAATTTCAATCCTGCTAAACAACTTGGAGAAGGAGGCTTTGGCACTGTTTATTATG GTATGCTCAGTGATGGGCGCGAAGTTGCGGTTAAGCGCCTATACAAGACCAATTTCAAGCGTGTTGATCAGTACATGAATGAAATCGAGATCTTCCCTCGAATACGCCACCCGAACCTTGTCACACTCTATGGATGTACGTCGAAACGTAGCACAGAACTTCTCCTTGTTTACGAGTACATTCCTAATGGAACCGTAGCTGATCATTTATATGGGAAGCTATCAAACAGCGGTTTCCTTACTTGGCCTATTAGGCTGAGCATTGCAGTAGAGACAGCGAATGCACTAGCTCACCTCCATGCATCGGATATCATACATCGCGATGTTAAGACGGCTAACATTCTCCTAGACAATAGTTTCGAAGTAAAAGTAGCTGATTTCGGTCTTTCACGATTGTTTCCTGATGGTGTTACTCATGTCTCAACTGCTCCACAAGGCACGCCCGGTTACGTTGACCCTGAGTATTTCCAGTGCTACCAGCTCAGTGAGAAGAGTGATGTTTATAGTTACGGAGtggtcttgtttgaacttatatCCGCAAAACCGGCAGTGGACACCAGTAGGCACCGAGATGATATTAATTTGGCTAACATGGGTATGAACAGAATAAGGAACCATGCATTGCATGAATTGGTTGATCCATCTCTTCGATTCGAGAACGATTATCCGACGAAAAAAATGGTGACTGCAGTTGCGGAACTGGCTTCACGGTGTTTACAACAAGAGAGGGATATGAGACCTTCCATGGAACAAGTGTTGCAGACATTGATAGGAATTCAGGGTGAGCAGATAGGATAG